A window of Sulfobacillus thermosulfidooxidans contains these coding sequences:
- a CDS encoding J domain-containing protein translates to MTRQDAADLLGIPVDASPEMIKQAYRKQCGRLHPDAGGESSQFQLLTRARDILLTPPHQHPTPPILKPLAPSLFPLWSYPLRLVKASVRQPSLRPRALRTWLMLIIGIPLGYLLIKELFMLAIIPVLFILIVVAFLKRS, encoded by the coding sequence ATGACCCGGCAAGACGCGGCTGACCTTTTAGGGATACCAGTAGATGCATCGCCTGAGATGATAAAACAAGCATACCGGAAGCAATGTGGACGTTTACATCCCGATGCTGGGGGTGAATCATCGCAATTTCAGCTGTTGACGCGTGCGCGAGACATTTTATTGACACCACCTCATCAACATCCAACGCCTCCAATCCTAAAACCCCTAGCGCCGTCGTTGTTTCCCTTATGGTCGTATCCCCTAAGACTTGTAAAGGCGTCGGTAAGACAGCCGTCTTTAAGACCTAGGGCCTTGCGAACGTGGTTGATGCTCATTATTGGGATTCCACTGGGATATCTTTTGATTAAAGAGCTATTCATGCTGGCCATTATACCTGTGCTCTTCATCCTGATCGTGGTGGCGTTTTTAAAGCGATCTTGA
- a CDS encoding M48 family metalloprotease: MKSWQRPNFVLISRMIMVLIGIMALDLFFVWFIHHQLHWPWWFEIGVGFILALVMLVGGWVLSPRLFMASAEPLGPKWQERLERIAFLADIPVPVLFQISSPVANAFTVRSWTGKGYAIVVTDTLLRDLQPDEFDAVIAHEVAHIAHHDMTMILVAGSLNLVLNALMQRWWILGNLLSFRQSNNNPVGIVMAGITLTWAVSTLLTRLFSRYRELAADETASVLLGSPVGLIKALENCEAINRHYVTTQLVRSGHKKRPVLPKDLRTVEAAQLLGFIWTGVSKWSALASHPSTDERIARLHRYWN; this comes from the coding sequence ATGAAATCATGGCAACGTCCTAATTTTGTACTCATTTCACGAATGATAATGGTACTCATAGGGATTATGGCCCTCGATCTGTTTTTTGTTTGGTTTATCCATCACCAGTTGCATTGGCCCTGGTGGTTCGAAATCGGCGTCGGATTCATCTTAGCTCTTGTGATGCTTGTCGGCGGGTGGGTTCTCTCTCCGCGTCTGTTTATGGCTTCTGCGGAACCGTTAGGACCCAAGTGGCAAGAACGGCTAGAACGGATCGCGTTTTTAGCGGATATTCCCGTTCCTGTATTATTTCAAATATCCTCTCCCGTTGCCAATGCCTTTACTGTACGCTCGTGGACGGGGAAAGGGTATGCGATTGTGGTGACCGATACATTATTACGAGATCTCCAGCCTGATGAATTTGATGCGGTGATAGCGCATGAAGTGGCACACATTGCGCATCATGATATGACAATGATTCTCGTCGCCGGTAGCTTAAACTTGGTCTTAAATGCTCTCATGCAGCGGTGGTGGATTTTGGGTAACTTATTGTCCTTTCGCCAGTCCAACAATAACCCAGTAGGAATCGTGATGGCGGGCATTACGCTAACATGGGCTGTTAGCACATTACTCACACGGTTATTTTCGCGCTACCGGGAGTTGGCCGCGGATGAGACGGCGAGTGTGTTATTAGGCAGCCCGGTAGGATTGATTAAAGCCTTAGAAAATTGTGAGGCGATCAACCGCCACTATGTGACGACACAGTTAGTGCGCTCCGGCCATAAGAAACGACCTGTTTTGCCTAAGGATTTGCGCACGGTAGAAGCCGCTCAGTTGCTGGGCTTTATTTGGACGGGTGTGAGCAAGTGGTCGGCATTGGCTTCTCATCCCTCGACAGACGAACGTATTGCCCGCTTACATCGCTACTGGAATTAA
- a CDS encoding alpha-E domain-containing protein, whose amino-acid sequence MLSRVADDVYWMARYVERAQNFARILAIRKTQSAQMITRERWGDFLRVFGDPHARDGEEPSSILRHVICDAACPISLCTNIKMARDNARMARDMVSPEMWQILTRMQNTVSGQVEDIDDESWEDLLSQVTMDALTFQSLLVSTILQDEAYHFMMIGTMLERALSTLRLLLSYCGTLSLWDNEPLYAVNALKSVTGYGAFRRAYRKQLHVPDVIQFLLFEPAFPRSVVCAGSNLLRELQALPEPGGTPRLLAGRVFAQLSYDTMDLVMEATPEVYVRRLITQFEKIHDGLTIRYFQPEVQEV is encoded by the coding sequence ATGCTAAGTCGTGTAGCCGATGATGTCTATTGGATGGCGCGTTATGTTGAACGCGCGCAAAACTTCGCGCGAATTTTAGCCATTCGCAAGACGCAAAGTGCGCAAATGATTACCCGCGAGCGGTGGGGAGATTTCCTTCGGGTATTTGGGGATCCCCATGCGCGAGATGGGGAAGAGCCTTCATCGATTTTACGGCATGTGATTTGTGATGCCGCCTGTCCGATTTCCTTGTGCACCAATATCAAAATGGCCCGTGATAATGCGCGGATGGCTCGGGATATGGTGAGTCCGGAAATGTGGCAAATTTTAACACGTATGCAAAATACCGTGAGTGGTCAGGTTGAAGATATCGATGATGAATCATGGGAAGATCTGTTGTCTCAGGTGACGATGGACGCCCTGACCTTTCAGTCGCTTTTAGTTTCAACCATTTTACAAGATGAAGCCTATCATTTTATGATGATTGGCACTATGTTGGAACGCGCTCTTTCGACCCTACGACTTTTGTTATCCTATTGCGGTACGCTAAGTCTTTGGGATAATGAACCGTTATATGCTGTCAATGCTTTAAAAAGTGTCACCGGTTATGGAGCCTTCCGCCGTGCCTACCGAAAACAGCTCCATGTTCCCGACGTCATCCAGTTTCTCTTATTTGAACCGGCTTTTCCGCGTTCGGTGGTGTGCGCGGGTAGCAATTTATTACGGGAACTGCAAGCCTTGCCAGAGCCCGGGGGAACGCCGCGCCTCCTTGCCGGACGTGTTTTTGCGCAGTTGTCCTACGATACGATGGATTTGGTTATGGAGGCGACACCAGAAGTTTATGTGCGGCGCCTCATTACGCAGTTCGAGAAAATTCATGATGGGCTCACGATCCGATATTTCCAACCTGAGGTGCAAGAAGTATGA
- a CDS encoding transglutaminase family protein, with translation MNIVLRHDTIYRYKEPIFSLASELHLRPLNNARQIVESFQIMTSPSTHLYDYIDRFGNTVHHFTIPRHLQTVEISAVSRVITMDQPFVYRMPTGFLGYESLTPTMRTMIDEETKSWIYEIDHPELPVLERVHQLTQATHQYFTYEAGVTTVLDTAKDFMRLKRGVCQDFAHFLISVCRYLQIPTLYVSGYLIPENEAPTASHAWVAVYTGEFRSKQWTGFDPVSGTFTNDRYIWLALGRDYGDVTPVRGVYWGTRDEDLQVSIQIEE, from the coding sequence ATGAATATTGTCCTGCGTCATGACACGATTTACCGGTATAAAGAACCCATTTTCAGCTTGGCGTCAGAACTGCATTTGCGGCCGTTAAACAATGCCCGTCAAATTGTGGAATCTTTTCAAATAATGACGAGTCCATCAACCCACTTGTACGATTATATCGATCGGTTTGGTAATACCGTCCATCATTTTACGATTCCTCGGCATTTGCAAACCGTGGAAATTAGTGCGGTATCGCGCGTCATCACGATGGATCAGCCCTTTGTATACCGTATGCCCACAGGTTTTTTAGGTTATGAAAGTCTCACGCCAACGATGCGGACGATGATCGATGAGGAGACGAAATCATGGATTTATGAGATAGACCATCCCGAGCTGCCGGTATTGGAACGGGTACACCAATTGACACAGGCTACGCACCAATATTTTACCTACGAAGCAGGAGTCACGACTGTGCTCGATACGGCAAAAGACTTTATGCGTCTCAAGCGCGGCGTGTGCCAGGATTTTGCGCATTTTTTAATTAGTGTCTGCCGCTATCTTCAGATTCCGACTCTGTATGTGAGTGGCTATCTGATACCCGAAAACGAAGCGCCTACGGCCAGTCATGCTTGGGTTGCCGTCTATACCGGGGAGTTTCGCTCTAAACAATGGACGGGATTTGATCCGGTCTCCGGTACTTTTACCAATGACCGGTATATTTGGTTGGCCTTAGGACGCGACTATGGCGACGTTACACCGGTTCGCGGGGTGTATTGGGGAACGCGTGATGAGGATTTGCAGGTGAGTATTCAAATTGAAGAATAA
- a CDS encoding integrase core domain-containing protein: MESWHAQLDHKCLIQALATYAEAYATITRWIAFYNQDRLHGSLPLWSPVTMRERVAGGQAHWAAPI; this comes from the coding sequence ATCGAATCGTGGCATGCCCAGTTAGATCACAAATGTTTGATCCAAGCATTGGCCACGTATGCCGAGGCTTACGCCACTATCACCCGGTGGATTGCCTTTTATAACCAAGACCGGCTTCATGGCAGTTTACCATTGTGGTCTCCCGTCACGATGCGAGAACGCGTTGCCGGAGGCCAAGCCCACTGGGCCGCCCCTATTTAA
- a CDS encoding helix-turn-helix domain-containing protein, with protein sequence MSDNVLITPKKQDIEPIKRVAEDLAARPNSHRLVLMDDAQHDAVDLPTPLVHVLMEVANQLAQGHSVAILPDDKELTTQQAANLLQVSRPFLIKLLETGHIPYHTVGSHRRILLRDLMEYKQNRDRLRKDRIHQIVRLSESIGLYESEDFVEREP encoded by the coding sequence ATGTCAGACAACGTGCTCATCACGCCGAAAAAGCAAGACATCGAACCAATTAAGCGTGTGGCAGAAGACCTCGCAGCGCGTCCGAACTCTCATCGGCTGGTTCTGATGGATGACGCTCAGCATGACGCCGTGGATCTCCCCACACCGCTGGTTCACGTATTGATGGAGGTCGCTAATCAATTGGCCCAAGGGCATTCCGTCGCGATTTTGCCTGACGACAAAGAGCTGACGACGCAACAGGCTGCGAATCTGTTGCAAGTCTCCCGTCCATTTTTGATTAAGCTGCTCGAAACGGGCCATATCCCATATCATACCGTGGGATCGCATCGTCGTATCCTTTTGAGGGACCTCATGGAGTACAAGCAGAACCGGGATCGTTTGCGTAAGGATCGTATCCATCAGATCGTGCGCCTGTCCGAGAGCATAGGATTGTATGAATCGGAAGATTTCGTTGAGCGGGAGCCGTAA
- a CDS encoding LysE/ArgO family amino acid transporter, whose translation MLLAFWHGFMLALALILPIGPQNAFVLNQGTRSSIFRVLPTIITAALSDTLLIILAVGGVAAVVVHWRWFRVLLAAAGTLFLFVMGLHTWRGMVEDDGESPHDIPWRTQVRHSLSVSLLNPHAVMDTVVILGGQASLYRLEDVRWAFSMGAILVSWLWFMGLALFGRVLISRKRQHVRPLLGKISALLMWFIAVQTLWQLVREWMF comes from the coding sequence ATGCTGTTGGCATTTTGGCATGGTTTTATGCTGGCTCTGGCGTTAATTTTGCCTATAGGCCCGCAAAATGCGTTTGTATTAAACCAAGGGACGCGTTCATCTATCTTCCGCGTGTTACCCACGATTATCACGGCCGCTTTGTCTGACACGCTCTTAATCATTTTAGCCGTAGGAGGCGTGGCCGCCGTTGTCGTCCACTGGAGATGGTTTCGCGTCTTGCTCGCAGCGGCCGGAACATTATTCCTTTTTGTTATGGGTCTTCATACCTGGCGGGGCATGGTAGAAGACGACGGGGAATCTCCTCATGACATTCCCTGGAGAACTCAGGTTCGCCATTCTCTTTCCGTATCGCTCTTAAATCCGCATGCGGTCATGGATACCGTCGTGATTTTAGGGGGGCAAGCCAGCTTATATCGTCTAGAAGATGTCCGCTGGGCTTTTAGTATGGGAGCAATTTTGGTGTCGTGGCTTTGGTTTATGGGTTTGGCACTATTTGGACGCGTGCTCATCTCTCGCAAAAGACAACATGTTCGTCCCCTGTTAGGAAAAATCTCGGCACTGTTGATGTGGTTTATCGCGGTGCAAACTTTGTGGCAACTCGTACGGGAATGGATGTTTTAA
- a CDS encoding circularly permuted type 2 ATP-grasp protein, with protein MSSEVLSSPPQPDPWRYYPRGGLDEFFDARGNIRPLYRVFLPLLQGRLNQWDRRKHIADQIFHHRGVTFALGSSAERIERPIPFDIVPRILSHAHWQHLERGLAQRLVALNLLVGDIYGDQRILQAGVIPRDFVYSSPLLQPRMMGVAVPQNRWVSVAGIDIVRTGEDEYVVLEDNVRSPSGVSYVLENRLVSSSIWPQVMRSVSMHSIVEYPQRLLETLLGLSPGAWVVLTPGVYNSAYFEHSLLASQMGLDLVEGRDLVVYRNRIHVKTTQGLKPIDGIYRRVDEDFLDPLVFRADSLIGVPGLGNVLMHGALALVNAVGCGIADDKGMYRFIPDAIRYYLGEEPILSNIPTYLPVFDRERDYIFSHWDELVIKPVAESGGKGLAFGRDMSQEEREQWKEMICRQPRQFIAQPVITFSTAPVYHQGHFEARYVDFRPFCLLGKDPWILPGGLTRVSGSSQSLVVNSSQGGAIKDTWVLRE; from the coding sequence ATGTCGTCAGAAGTGTTGTCTTCCCCGCCGCAACCCGATCCGTGGCGTTATTATCCACGAGGAGGCCTTGATGAATTTTTTGATGCCCGTGGCAATATTCGGCCATTATACCGTGTCTTCCTCCCATTATTGCAAGGACGTCTCAATCAATGGGATCGGCGTAAACATATTGCGGATCAGATTTTTCATCATCGGGGTGTGACCTTTGCATTAGGATCCAGTGCAGAGCGCATTGAGCGGCCCATCCCTTTTGACATCGTTCCGCGCATTCTGTCCCATGCGCATTGGCAACATTTGGAACGCGGATTGGCACAGAGGCTTGTGGCCTTAAACTTGTTGGTGGGCGATATTTATGGTGATCAGCGGATATTACAAGCTGGCGTGATTCCCAGAGATTTCGTGTACTCGAGCCCTTTATTGCAGCCTCGGATGATGGGAGTTGCAGTGCCACAAAACCGCTGGGTATCTGTCGCAGGCATTGATATTGTCCGCACGGGCGAAGATGAGTATGTTGTGCTCGAAGACAATGTCCGCAGCCCCTCTGGTGTCAGCTATGTTCTCGAAAACCGCTTGGTTTCTTCATCGATTTGGCCGCAAGTGATGCGCTCTGTGAGTATGCATTCGATTGTGGAATATCCCCAACGTTTATTAGAAACCTTGCTTGGTCTTTCTCCGGGTGCCTGGGTGGTTCTCACACCCGGTGTCTATAACAGTGCCTACTTTGAACATTCCTTGTTAGCGAGCCAAATGGGACTTGATTTAGTTGAGGGTCGGGATTTAGTGGTTTACCGCAACCGCATCCATGTGAAAACGACTCAGGGGTTGAAACCGATTGATGGCATTTATCGCCGGGTCGATGAAGATTTTCTGGATCCCCTGGTTTTTCGTGCCGACTCTTTAATTGGGGTGCCGGGATTAGGCAATGTCTTAATGCATGGCGCATTAGCCTTAGTCAATGCTGTTGGCTGCGGCATTGCTGACGATAAAGGGATGTACCGCTTTATTCCGGATGCTATCCGCTATTATTTAGGGGAAGAACCAATCCTCTCTAATATTCCCACATATTTGCCGGTGTTTGACCGGGAGCGGGATTATATTTTTAGTCATTGGGATGAGCTGGTCATCAAACCCGTCGCCGAGTCCGGGGGTAAAGGTTTAGCGTTTGGAAGGGACATGTCCCAAGAAGAGCGGGAACAGTGGAAAGAGATGATTTGCCGCCAACCTCGTCAATTTATTGCCCAGCCTGTGATTACCTTCTCAACGGCCCCAGTTTATCATCAAGGTCATTTTGAAGCGCGATATGTAGATTTCCGGCCTTTTTGCCTGCTCGGCAAAGACCCATGGATTTTACCAGGAGGATTGACGCGGGTGTCAGGGAGTTCCCAATCGCTCGTGGTCAATTCATCACAAGGAGGCGCCATTAAGGATACTTGGGTTCTTCGGGAGTGA
- a CDS encoding DsrE family protein codes for MRSALIVLSRFTSEPYSVRGILHMAREMVKHGVNVEVLALSTGIEVFRKNGEYADLFGPLLRELQGLGIRLAACTNAMKTAELTKDDMFPADAYVIGGQEVIARSRYGYQVLTF; via the coding sequence ATGCGTTCAGCTTTGATAGTGCTTTCTCGCTTCACCTCCGAACCCTATAGCGTTCGGGGAATTTTGCACATGGCTCGTGAAATGGTCAAGCATGGTGTCAATGTGGAAGTGTTAGCTTTAAGCACGGGCATTGAAGTCTTTCGCAAGAATGGTGAATACGCAGATCTTTTTGGCCCTTTGCTACGAGAACTGCAAGGGCTGGGAATTCGGTTAGCCGCCTGCACAAACGCTATGAAAACCGCAGAACTTACCAAAGATGATATGTTCCCCGCTGACGCTTATGTGATTGGTGGACAAGAAGTGATCGCACGCTCTCGCTATGGTTATCAAGTTTTAACATTCTAA
- a CDS encoding FMN-binding negative transcriptional regulator — MMYNPPEFHIASRERLIDVIHTYPLGQLISHQDGEIRISYIPFLYQASQQAVEGFLIGHMARANSQWREMDQKPVVVSFLGPHAYISPTYYQEEHSVPTWNYVAVQVHGICRIIQDFEETMDIVATLLEKFEPGQHAVWSHNLRESPYRQMLSQIVGISIQIQKMEGKAKLGQNRSRSSRINAIGALLAQKDCGDHTLAQLMRQALDEDGKDNFAK; from the coding sequence ATGATGTACAATCCACCCGAGTTTCACATCGCTAGTCGCGAACGCCTAATTGATGTGATCCATACCTATCCCTTAGGTCAGCTCATATCGCATCAGGACGGTGAAATCCGCATTTCCTATATTCCCTTTCTTTATCAAGCTTCTCAGCAAGCCGTGGAAGGGTTTCTCATCGGGCATATGGCCCGGGCCAACTCGCAGTGGCGGGAGATGGATCAAAAACCGGTAGTGGTGTCATTTTTAGGTCCCCATGCTTATATTTCGCCCACCTACTACCAAGAAGAACATAGTGTGCCAACATGGAATTATGTTGCCGTCCAAGTGCACGGCATTTGCCGGATCATTCAAGATTTTGAAGAAACCATGGATATTGTGGCCACACTGCTCGAGAAGTTTGAACCCGGCCAGCATGCTGTCTGGTCGCACAATTTGCGAGAATCACCTTACCGGCAAATGTTGTCGCAGATTGTTGGGATATCGATTCAGATTCAAAAAATGGAAGGCAAGGCCAAACTAGGACAAAACCGTTCCCGGAGTAGCCGTATCAATGCGATTGGTGCGTTATTAGCGCAAAAAGATTGTGGGGATCACACGCTTGCCCAGTTAATGCGGCAGGCATTGGATGAGGATGGAAAAGATAACTTCGCCAAATAA
- a CDS encoding potassium channel family protein: MTIFIVLWQKIRRHQILFLFILALLTLLIGAGLFASAEHTTFFTALYWAITTATTVGYGDVIPHNTAGRLIAMGVMLTTIPLMGAVFAAWAAGLASLHIRRLLGLEHNWTHGHDLVIYGYSPTVANLLPDLVQAHRSILLVADVESSLIPQDVQLMAGDSTNTRIIEKSAPHKAKKALIAGNTDGEVLLTAIALRHLAPALPIMAMTQSTKVAQALKDLGIQYTVATDNLMGQTIAKSLETPHAADLLLSILGSDRYRLNEDAVADNWVGLPLSQLRREFSGILLGLVHNSEVILGVERDPVVASGDHVLYLTPTTKQQ, encoded by the coding sequence GTGACGATTTTTATTGTACTCTGGCAGAAGATTCGGCGGCATCAAATTCTTTTTTTGTTTATTTTGGCGCTTCTCACATTATTGATTGGAGCGGGTCTCTTTGCATCCGCGGAACACACCACGTTTTTTACTGCACTTTATTGGGCCATAACCACAGCGACTACCGTCGGTTACGGGGATGTTATTCCGCACAATACGGCTGGCCGTCTTATCGCCATGGGCGTCATGTTGACTACAATTCCCTTAATGGGCGCGGTTTTTGCAGCTTGGGCAGCTGGTTTAGCCTCACTTCATATTAGGAGGTTATTAGGTTTGGAACACAATTGGACACATGGTCATGATCTGGTAATTTACGGGTACAGTCCAACTGTCGCCAATTTGCTGCCAGATTTGGTACAAGCCCATCGCAGCATTTTACTGGTGGCTGACGTCGAATCCAGTCTCATTCCGCAAGACGTGCAGCTAATGGCTGGTGATAGCACCAATACCCGTATAATAGAAAAATCTGCACCACACAAGGCGAAAAAAGCCCTGATTGCGGGCAACACGGACGGGGAAGTTCTGCTTACAGCCATAGCTCTTCGCCATTTAGCTCCGGCTCTGCCCATTATGGCGATGACGCAAAGCACGAAAGTGGCTCAAGCCTTAAAAGATCTTGGCATCCAATATACCGTCGCTACCGACAACCTCATGGGACAAACGATCGCCAAAAGTTTGGAAACTCCGCACGCCGCGGATTTGCTCTTGAGTATTTTGGGTTCTGACCGTTACCGGCTCAATGAAGATGCCGTAGCAGATAACTGGGTGGGTCTTCCGTTAAGCCAACTCCGCCGGGAATTTTCTGGCATTCTCTTAGGTTTGGTTCACAATTCTGAAGTAATTTTAGGAGTTGAACGAGATCCCGTGGTAGCTAGCGGGGATCACGTGCTGTATTTGACCCCCACCACAAAACAGCAATAA
- a CDS encoding class I SAM-dependent DNA methyltransferase, which yields MSESGYDHFAWLYHQHWDDFTDQVWPVIQGFVLPYAPKGSHIVDLCCGTGKMARRLLDAGYLVTGIDNSKEMLQWAHQQAGDATLLCQDAREFELNQPAQVIVSLFDSLNHMMHINDLQQVFSRVFDALVPGGLFFFDMNTVQKYESRWTSQNALIYPDHVAALSAHYDLKTRIASFDAAIFLKDQKAWIRRDVHLTQKAYAVNEIQQALINAGFPEAHVLDGVKDLSISDFYGRLFFWTQKVS from the coding sequence ATGTCAGAGAGCGGATACGACCATTTCGCCTGGTTATATCATCAACATTGGGATGATTTTACCGACCAGGTGTGGCCAGTTATTCAGGGCTTTGTTCTCCCTTATGCGCCCAAAGGTAGTCATATTGTCGATTTGTGCTGTGGCACAGGAAAGATGGCCCGGCGCCTGCTTGATGCGGGATATTTAGTCACTGGCATTGATAATTCTAAGGAAATGCTGCAATGGGCTCATCAACAGGCCGGGGATGCGACTTTGTTATGTCAAGACGCCCGCGAATTTGAGCTCAACCAACCAGCCCAGGTGATTGTGTCTCTCTTTGATAGCCTGAATCATATGATGCACATTAATGATCTCCAACAGGTATTTTCGCGTGTGTTCGATGCTTTGGTTCCAGGTGGTTTATTCTTTTTTGATATGAATACCGTACAAAAATATGAGTCTCGCTGGACATCTCAAAATGCTCTCATTTACCCTGATCATGTCGCCGCGCTTTCTGCCCATTACGACTTAAAAACCCGGATTGCCTCATTTGATGCCGCCATTTTTCTCAAAGACCAAAAAGCTTGGATCCGCCGTGACGTTCACCTCACTCAAAAAGCGTATGCCGTCAACGAAATACAACAAGCGCTGATAAACGCCGGATTTCCTGAGGCCCACGTTCTGGATGGGGTGAAAGATTTGTCTATTTCCGATTTTTATGGCCGATTGTTTTTTTGGACCCAAAAGGTAAGCTAA
- a CDS encoding helix-turn-helix domain-containing protein produces the protein MSLGQRIRQMRLQQGLSQAELAGHQLSRAYISRIESGSSIPSRETLEYLANRLDRPVDFFLSNHDIEQKAEELIRESQMTLQNNQPDKALELAQQAVTTSLLTHSESLIADARYQIGCCYAYQNDVDKAYDALQDALWTYLRLNDRKKETQTLYYLGSVCFNGEEFKQAARFFRTALARAREHKRFLPLYLRTLTALGSTLFRLGQLDEAFSQYQEAQQLAEQMGETARQIDAMMGMSWIQFRQGLTEEAIVLAEKTLELSEHFRHYQSVPLKQNLGIMIFDKAPEKAHQLWIECLEYYREHNDRIGQVTILEELGRYHIFDRDLAKADYLFHQALALAHAIPSIYLAGRLYRDLGDVALLQKLPKQADELFRLAYGCFRTLHAEDELRETEKRFVND, from the coding sequence ATGTCCCTAGGTCAGCGAATACGGCAAATGCGTCTACAACAAGGGTTATCACAGGCCGAATTGGCCGGTCATCAGTTATCTCGTGCCTATATCAGCCGGATTGAATCGGGATCCTCCATTCCGTCCCGAGAAACATTGGAATATCTAGCCAATCGACTCGATCGACCTGTCGATTTTTTTCTGAGCAATCATGATATCGAGCAGAAGGCCGAAGAACTCATTCGTGAATCTCAGATGACCTTACAAAACAATCAGCCGGACAAAGCCCTGGAATTAGCCCAACAAGCTGTGACTACCAGCTTACTGACCCACTCTGAATCATTAATTGCCGATGCACGTTATCAGATCGGATGCTGTTATGCCTATCAGAATGATGTCGACAAAGCCTATGATGCCTTGCAAGACGCGCTATGGACCTATTTGCGATTAAATGACCGGAAAAAGGAAACTCAAACCCTCTATTACCTTGGTAGTGTCTGTTTTAATGGCGAAGAATTTAAACAAGCCGCGCGTTTTTTCCGTACGGCGCTAGCGCGGGCCCGGGAACACAAGCGATTTCTACCTTTGTATTTACGAACGTTGACGGCTTTGGGCTCGACATTATTCCGGTTAGGACAATTGGACGAAGCCTTTAGTCAATACCAGGAAGCCCAGCAATTAGCCGAGCAAATGGGAGAGACCGCACGCCAAATTGACGCCATGATGGGCATGAGCTGGATTCAATTCCGTCAAGGGTTGACGGAAGAAGCCATTGTGCTGGCCGAAAAAACGCTGGAACTCAGTGAACATTTTCGCCATTATCAGAGCGTGCCGCTCAAGCAAAATTTAGGGATCATGATTTTTGACAAGGCCCCAGAAAAAGCCCATCAGTTGTGGATAGAATGTCTCGAATATTACCGTGAGCATAATGACCGCATCGGTCAAGTCACCATTTTAGAAGAATTGGGCCGCTATCATATCTTTGACCGTGATTTGGCTAAGGCCGATTATTTGTTTCATCAAGCATTAGCCTTAGCTCACGCTATTCCTAGTATCTACCTCGCCGGGCGGCTATACCGCGATCTTGGTGACGTCGCCCTCTTACAAAAGCTGCCTAAGCAAGCGGATGAATTATTCCGTTTAGCCTATGGCTGTTTTCGGACATTGCACGCGGAAGATGAATTACGCGAAACCGAAAAACGTTTTGTCAACGATTAA
- a CDS encoding sulfite exporter TauE/SafE family protein translates to MSTVLLVVIGLITGALTGFGGGSAVVIVVPALTQFLHIPFRMAVGTSLTVDVLTSALVSFGYAKSGNIQLKRGWIFLITAILGPQIGIWLSHRMPTQWLGLFFAVTMILFGTNFIYHAVRNIPMVSGTAVHDPTWKSTAGVVILGLIIGIITGLLGASGGVMYLLALVYGLRYTVRPAVGTSVIIMAISALSGAVGYSLHHEVYWTAVLIVGVISMVVGYLVARMVPRLPERIQAGGIGTLLFVIGLTMLPQVV, encoded by the coding sequence ATGTCGACAGTGTTATTAGTCGTCATCGGACTCATTACCGGAGCCTTAACCGGTTTTGGGGGCGGTAGCGCGGTCGTGATTGTGGTGCCGGCACTGACCCAGTTTCTTCACATTCCGTTTCGTATGGCAGTCGGCACGTCCTTAACAGTCGATGTGCTGACCTCAGCCCTAGTGTCTTTTGGCTATGCGAAATCAGGAAATATTCAATTGAAACGAGGTTGGATATTTCTTATCACGGCCATTTTAGGGCCACAGATTGGCATTTGGTTGTCCCACCGAATGCCGACTCAGTGGCTTGGCTTATTCTTTGCGGTGACCATGATTTTGTTTGGCACCAATTTTATCTATCATGCAGTGAGAAATATTCCGATGGTATCTGGGACTGCCGTCCATGATCCAACATGGAAATCGACCGCCGGCGTTGTGATTTTGGGATTAATCATCGGAATTATCACGGGACTGCTTGGTGCCAGTGGTGGGGTGATGTATCTATTGGCCTTGGTCTATGGTCTGCGCTATACGGTTAGACCAGCGGTGGGAACTTCGGTCATTATCATGGCCATTTCGGCTCTCAGTGGGGCAGTGGGGTACAGTTTGCACCATGAAGTCTATTGGACCGCGGTCCTCATTGTGGGCGTGATTTCCATGGTAGTAGGTTACTTGGTGGCTCGCATGGTGCCGCGTTTGCCGGAACGCATTCAAGCAGGAGGCATTGGGACCTTGCTATTTGTGATTGGCCTGACGATGTTACCGCAGGTTGTGTGA